TTAGATTACATCCCAAGTTCATGAGAATTTTATTCCAAAGTTGATCTAGATTAATATTAACAATACTTGAGCTCtgagaaatttttttgatatcaCTTTCGGTATATCAGGCTGGGAACAGAAGGCAAAAGTTCACTATAAAGTTCCAGTTTGTTAATAATTTTGCAAGTTAGAGAAATTTTAATGCAGACACAGACAAGATTGGAGTCCCCTTCCAGCCAACAGATAGGCTTTTTCCGATCATTTCAAATGTACAAGAGTTTGCACAAACAGACTTGTCGACTAACAATTTTGCTTGGTACAGAGACGCTGTGCTCAATTCTGTCTCCACTAGTCCAAACCGCGAAAAAAATGCCTTCCACACATTGCTATTAACATGGCGTACTATCCTCTCCTCTCCCTCGAATACCACAATACTTGTTATTGCAGGACTTAGCGTTATTGACTCTGACATCATTCTATCTGGATCATCGCGGTCCATACAATCTTCCATGGAATCAAAGAATGCACCATAGTAGAAGAGGGCTTCAATGAACCTCTGCACAAAAACTGGTGAATTATGGTTTGCTTCGACCTCAGCAACAACCATTATGCAAGGATTGAGCTTTTGGATGACTTTCATTAAAGTCTCTAGGCGAGCTTGGTTCTCAATCATCAATGACAAAGTATATGGAGAGTAAACAGCAAGCTTTTCTTCAGCATTTAGCATAAATAGAGACTCATTAAGGTCTAGCATGTCAGCTACAATGACAACGTCGAAAGAGAAGGACACGTTGAGCGTCTGAGCCAGACTCATCAAACGGTTACCAGTCTGCTCTATTTTATGCTTTGAAATAGTACCAACTGCAGTTATCTTGAGATGCTCAAGAGGACAGTCTGTTCGAGCTGCCAGGGCTTCCATTAGTATCGTGTAATGCAGCCCGTTTCTAATCTCAAGATCAATTATATGGATCTTTTTGGCCTTTGAGAGATTCTCTGTCATTGTTTGCATGGCAGTGAATAGGATCACTTGGGAAAAAGGTACTTTCTGGTAATAAGCAAAGAGGCTTGGGTTCGGGTTCATTAGTGAGTCTTTTAACGCGAGTGACTGCATCTTTCCAGTACTTGTTCCTGTCCTCCTTCCAGTTTTATGGTCAATTTTCTGTTGAAGAGCTGCAGAGAAATGGTACACCAATCTCTGGACAGGGGTTCCCTTAATCGAAGAGTACTCATGACAATGGTTGAGAAGGTTGCCTGCACGGATGAACTGTTGCTCTCCAACTTTCTCAGCAGAAGCTAGAAGCTGCTGGATGATCTCCACATCTCTACGTTCCTCATCAGAAAGTCCACAAAGTGAAGTTGTAAAGGGATTGCTAAAACTCCGGGAATCAACCATAGCAGAATTAGATTGGATGAAAGTCTCTCCAGCTAAACGCAGAAGATCTTTTGTTGCCAGTTTTTCACTAGCATTACTCCATGTTGTACTATGGTCAGGAAGACTAGATTGTTCACAATTCTCTGGCCCGAACTTACTTTCATTGCTTATTGGTATCTGACAAGAAGTCTCCTGGGGTACCAAGTGCTCTGGATTTTCTGAATGGTTTATAGCAAGATTTCCAAGCTCTTCCAGACAATACTGAGGTTGTGAAGCTCCAAGGTCATAGCACAAGTCATCAAAACCTGCAAAATCCGAAGAGGATGTCAGAACTTGCTGTTTCCCAGGGAATGACAGATGCTCCTCAATCGCGTTGTTCTGATGGAACAAATTAACATCTCCCGTCTCCACACTCTCTTTTGCTCCATACCACCGAGTCTTAATCTCCATATTCTTTTCTTCCATGTTATAGTAGCCTTTAGAACGCCCATATCTGTCAGGAATTACACGAGAGTTCTGTTGCTTAGAAAAGAAAATCTCTCCGATCATTTTGGAAAGAAAGTACAACAAGAACTCTTAAGTATAAATTCTGAGTTCTCATGACTGATAGTCAACTGCATTTATACAACTAGAACCTCCATAAAGACAAAGGTCTTCAAACTTAATAAATTAGTTATGCGGCATAACTtgtataaaattagtttgataCGATTCGGTCAAATACTATAATATTTCAGCCGGCACCTTGACACTGTAATTTGACATTTTAACAGGCATTTAGATCAATATAATATCTAGTTACATTGACATTTTAAAACAATACAAAACAATACGAAGATTACAACAAAGTATATTGCAGTAGTTAAATAGATCTCTACACAACATGACAGATCATCTCTCACAGGCCTATACATTATTTACTTGATATGATTCAATTTCTGGAACATCAGCAATTtgcatatatattatgtaagtTCTTGTGCTGTGTGATTTGTCTGATCTTTATTGCAATTGTCGCGTTTTCTGCTATCTATGAGTATATCACAGCATTCTCCTTATAAAATCAGCCATTTATTTGATTAGTCGAGGTATATATCAGTGCCTAGGAAAACTGTACTAACAGATTGCAGTAAAATTAAGAAGAGAAAGGAGCGGAAAGAATGTAGAATGcaaatatatggatttcagaTATGCAGCTCCACTGGTGTAGAGCTAGTCTCTAGTTGTGATCCAGGGGCTCGAACACCTGGAAACAGCATCTTTATTATGTAAAGGTTTTTAAATTAGATCCTCCCACCGATATGCAGTTGAGGGCAGGCCTGTGAAACAGGCACAACTTCTTAATGTTCTCAAAACTGTCAGtgttttatactttatatatttctatGACTTCAGGAGGTTTAGGGTTATTCAACATTGCTAGTGCTTGCTACTGCTACATATGGAAAATTTACGAagtttaattaaacaaaaaataaaatgtacAAGTGTTTTGTTGTGAAACTGTGAAAGAGCAGGCTACCAGTCTGTAAATTGGACGTTGTCAATATTACTAGTAGTTTTACTTTGTTATGAATACGTGGTTCACTGAATTGCAGTATGAACCTTTTGACATTAACATGAATATTACGCTTGTAGTTCTGTGgatgttgtcaaatatttagCTATTGAGCAAAGTCTGATCTAGGATGAGGAATCATGAAGCCTAAAATGGTTCTGGAAACAGATCGTCTCCTAGCTGCAAATACGTGACTTGGTTCACTGCTTACCTCGAACTGTTAAGATCAAACAAGTTACTGGGGATGCCCTTCAAGTGGATACCATCCAGCTTACTACATGTGTCTTATAAATTTAGCGATCATGTTTAAAATGAACACATTATTTCATCAGCATGTACTTGGCAAAATCAAACTGCAAAgctataaaaatattacatctCTTGCTGCAAAGAAATGCAAagatcttctttttctttttcttgagaTAAACGCAAAGATCTTATTTTTCTTACATTCAAATTGATTTGTAATGTTATTGCACATGTAAACTTCTGCAACAAGCATCCTTTCGTCTTTATATTCTGCCTTTTGGCCTATATGTATGATGACAAATGCATAAGAACACCTTCTTCCGGGTGAAAATTTAAGCTTTAGTGTTCCAAGCTTCCACAAGATAAATGAAAGATGCGTTTACTGAAATACACCAGCTTCTTCTGATGGTACATGACAAAGCTGATATTCTGCAGACATGAGAAAGATGCTaagatatgtaaatataaacacTTAATGTCTCAGTAACTGGAATAATAAGggtaaaaatatgtaaaatgacAATCAACTTCATTTAAATAAGCTTCCAACTCCTAGAGTGAGTTACATATATGAAAAGATTTCTTCTTGAGCTTAAAAACAGTTGAGAATAGAGAAACAAGACCAAAACAAAAACCTATTAGGAACCACCAGCTGCATTGTTAGCAAAGTTTCGGTATATCTGGGATAAACTTCCAAACAGAAAGCGAGAAAATTGGTGTGCCTCTCCACCCAGAAAGTAAGCATTTTCCATCCATACTCAGTGTGCAAAGACTGCTGAGCTCAGAGTTCTCTATAACAATGTTTGCTTGATATAGAGCGGAGGAGCTAAGATCTTTCTCCACAATATTAAAGCTATTCAGCAGAGCCCTCCAATCTTTAATCTTCATATCCAGAGAAGCTCTTTCCTCAACATCAAACGTGACAATTTGTCGGATTCCTGCACCAAAGTAGTCTTCTTCCAAAGGCATTCTTTGAGGATGGGAGCCATCAAAGCAAATGTCAAGAGAATCAAACATAGCACTGTAGTGAATAAGCCCTCCAGTGAAACGGTCCATAAATTCTGGTGACTTTGTATCAGCTTCTTGCTCAACCATAACCATTACAGTGGGATGCAGGTTTTTAATTATTCtcattaaattttcaaattgttCATGTTGTCCAACGTAATTCCTCAAAATAAATGAAGAATAGATGCCAATTCTTTCCCCTGATTCTATCTTGAAAGAATCCTCTTTCAGATCATTCATATCCGACACTAGTACTGCTTTGAAAGAAAAAGGCAGCCCTAGGGTGGAAGCAAACTGCGACAGCCTCTTGCCAGTTTCCATGATCATTACCTCTGACGATGTAACAAGTGCAGTAATTGTAAGAGTTTCAAGAGGGCATTCATGTCGAACTGCAAGAGCTTGCATCAGAAAAGGCCAGTGCATGCCATTTCTGATTCCAAGATCAATCAAATGAATCCTTGTTGCAGTGGCCATGGGATCCAAGATAGCTTGTATTCCTGCAGACTTATAAGCTAGGCATGAGGGAATTGCTATTCCATATGCAAGTAACGGAGGCTTAAAACTGATTATGGCTTCATCCAAATTCAAAAGCCATCTCTTGCAATCTTCTCGTCCCTCTGATGAAATTATTCCTATCTTTCTATCAATTCTCTCCTTGAGAGCTTGAGCAAAATAGTAAACAAGTCTTTGAACTGGATTACCTGTATGAGAAGCCAAGTGACTACACATGCTTAGCAACTTTCTTGCACGACTAAATTGTTCATTAGCAACCTTGTCAGCAGATGATAGAAGAAACAATACAgattcaacatcatcatcaatcTCACTGTAAAGTCCAGAATATCCATTAGAGGAATGGACAAGCATGCAGGGATCACTGCAGCTCTGTGCAGTTAATCCTCTAAACTTGTCCATTGCTACCTTTACGATGTCACTTGTGGATAAATCCTTACGATTAGGACCACTTACTGCATTGTTGCTTGTGTCATTTCCCTGCTCCACTCTTAAACGCTTCAATCTGCATCCAAATGTGCTCAAAAGCTCCAATGATCCTAAGGAAGATGATTCATTCGTCGCATCCATGTCTAAGGATctgtaaaaataattaatatgttaTTGTTTTCCTCCTACTatctctttaatatttatactgCAATCATATTCAGTGTAAAATAAACTAACTAGACTAGAAATTGGACGT
This genomic window from Daucus carota subsp. sativus chromosome 7, DH1 v3.0, whole genome shotgun sequence contains:
- the LOC108194376 gene encoding DELLA protein RGL1 is translated as MIGEIFFSKQQNSRVIPDRYGRSKGYYNMEEKNMEIKTRWYGAKESVETGDVNLFHQNNAIEEHLSFPGKQQVLTSSSDFAGFDDLCYDLGASQPQYCLEELGNLAINHSENPEHLVPQETSCQIPISNESKFGPENCEQSSLPDHSTTWSNASEKLATKDLLRLAGETFIQSNSAMVDSRSFSNPFTTSLCGLSDEERRDVEIIQQLLASAEKVGEQQFIRAGNLLNHCHEYSSIKGTPVQRLVYHFSAALQQKIDHKTGRRTGTSTGKMQSLALKDSLMNPNPSLFAYYQKVPFSQVILFTAMQTMTENLSKAKKIHIIDLEIRNGLHYTILMEALAARTDCPLEHLKITAVGTISKHKIEQTGNRLMSLAQTLNVSFSFDVVIVADMLDLNESLFMLNAEEKLAVYSPYTLSLMIENQARLETLMKVIQKLNPCIMVVAEVEANHNSPVFVQRFIEALFYYGAFFDSMEDCMDRDDPDRMMSESITLSPAITSIVVFEGEERIVRHVNSNVWKAFFSRFGLVETELSTASLYQAKLLVDKSVCANSCTFEMIGKSLSVGWKGTPILSVSALKFL
- the LOC108194377 gene encoding DELLA protein RGL1 — translated: MDATNESSSLGSLELLSTFGCRLKRLRVEQGNDTSNNAVSGPNRKDLSTSDIVKVAMDKFRGLTAQSCSDPCMLVHSSNGYSGLYSEIDDDVESVLFLLSSADKVANEQFSRARKLLSMCSHLASHTGNPVQRLVYYFAQALKERIDRKIGIISSEGREDCKRWLLNLDEAIISFKPPLLAYGIAIPSCLAYKSAGIQAILDPMATATRIHLIDLGIRNGMHWPFLMQALAVRHECPLETLTITALVTSSEVMIMETGKRLSQFASTLGLPFSFKAVLVSDMNDLKEDSFKIESGERIGIYSSFILRNYVGQHEQFENLMRIIKNLHPTVMVMVEQEADTKSPEFMDRFTGGLIHYSAMFDSLDICFDGSHPQRMPLEEDYFGAGIRQIVTFDVEERASLDMKIKDWRALLNSFNIVEKDLSSSALYQANIVIENSELSSLCTLSMDGKCLLSGWRGTPIFSLSVWKFIPDIPKLC